A genomic window from Euryarchaeota archaeon includes:
- a CDS encoding 50S ribosomal protein L4, whose protein sequence is MTNVKVYKVDGSVKGEVELPKAFATPVRTDIVRKAVDVARKNARQPYGAKPEAGFRHSVEGWGPGRGVSRVPRLRGGSNAAQIPSAVGGRRAHPPRSWERLDRRMNVKERQLAIRSALAASASQELVSGRGHRFKEGLTLPVIVEDKVSSIAKTSDLSDVLEKIGVFADVERAGDGRHQRAGRGKLRGRRMRQPKSFLLVVPSGSAVRKAAENLPGVDVTTPQGLDALKVAPGGDVGRLIVFSESALKVLEGWK, encoded by the coding sequence ATGACGAACGTGAAGGTCTACAAGGTCGATGGAAGCGTCAAGGGCGAAGTCGAACTGCCGAAGGCGTTCGCGACCCCGGTTCGGACCGACATCGTCCGGAAGGCCGTCGACGTGGCAAGGAAGAACGCCCGCCAACCCTACGGGGCGAAGCCCGAGGCTGGTTTCCGCCATTCGGTCGAAGGATGGGGCCCCGGCCGCGGCGTTTCACGCGTTCCGCGTCTACGCGGCGGAAGCAATGCCGCCCAGATCCCAAGCGCCGTGGGTGGCCGAAGGGCCCACCCGCCGCGCTCGTGGGAACGGCTTGATCGCAGGATGAACGTGAAGGAACGTCAACTCGCCATCCGATCCGCGCTCGCGGCGTCCGCGTCGCAGGAACTCGTTTCCGGCCGTGGTCACCGCTTCAAGGAAGGTCTCACGCTCCCGGTCATCGTCGAGGACAAGGTCTCCTCGATCGCGAAGACGAGCGACTTGAGCGACGTGCTCGAGAAGATCGGCGTCTTCGCCGATGTCGAGCGCGCAGGCGACGGCCGTCACCAGCGGGCTGGGCGCGGCAAACTCCGCGGAAGGCGCATGCGCCAACCGAAGTCGTTCCTACTCGTCGTCCCTTCGGGCTCGGCCGTGCGGAAGGCGGCGGAGAACCTGCCGGGCGTCGACGTCACCACACCGCAGGGCCTCGACGCTTTGAAGGTCGCCCCCGGCGGCGACGTCGGACGTCTCATCGTTTTCAGTGAATCGGCGCTCAAGGTCCTGGAGGGATGGAAGTGA
- a CDS encoding 50S ribosomal protein L23 has protein sequence MEVNQAPHDIVHHPFVTEKTMAAMERSGENALVFVVRKDASKSEIKWAVEKLFAVKVEHVRTKITMRGEKLAHVKFTPEFKADEIATRTGVF, from the coding sequence ATGGAAGTGAACCAGGCCCCCCACGACATCGTCCACCACCCGTTCGTCACGGAAAAGACGATGGCCGCGATGGAGCGCTCCGGCGAGAACGCGCTCGTCTTCGTCGTCCGCAAGGACGCGTCGAAGAGCGAGATCAAGTGGGCCGTCGAGAAGCTCTTCGCGGTCAAGGTGGAGCACGTGAGGACGAAGATCACGATGCGCGGCGAGAAACTGGCCCACGTCAAATTCACGCCTGAATTCAAGGCCGACGAGATCGCGACAAGGACGGGTGTGTTCTAG
- a CDS encoding 50S ribosomal protein L2, with protein MGKRLIVQRRGKGGIHKSPGHRHLGAIRYPALREPSSATVLDIVHDPGHDAPVVIARLEATGSNILMFATEGVHVGKKLLFGVPTLAPGNVLDLARIPDGMPVYNIEARPGDGGKFVRAAGTTCSIVGHERNRVIIKLPSGAFKSFHPQCRATIGLAGGGGRGDKPFVKAGKKMHSVRSRAKLFPVGSGVAKNPVDHPHGGGQKQHEGKPTTVARGTPPGRKVGLIAAKRTGKR; from the coding sequence GTGGGAAAGAGGCTCATAGTACAACGGCGCGGCAAGGGCGGAATACACAAGAGCCCCGGCCATAGGCACCTTGGGGCGATCCGCTACCCGGCGCTTCGGGAACCCTCGAGCGCGACCGTGCTTGACATCGTGCACGATCCCGGGCACGATGCACCCGTAGTCATCGCAAGGCTCGAAGCGACAGGCTCGAACATCCTCATGTTCGCGACAGAAGGCGTCCATGTCGGCAAGAAGCTCCTCTTCGGTGTGCCGACGCTAGCGCCCGGCAACGTCCTCGACCTCGCCCGCATCCCAGACGGTATGCCCGTGTACAACATCGAGGCGCGCCCCGGCGATGGCGGCAAGTTCGTGCGGGCCGCCGGAACGACCTGTTCCATAGTCGGGCACGAGCGCAACCGTGTGATAATCAAGCTCCCTTCGGGTGCTTTCAAGTCATTCCATCCACAGTGCCGGGCGACGATCGGCCTTGCCGGCGGCGGCGGTCGCGGCGACAAGCCGTTCGTGAAGGCCGGCAAGAAGATGCACTCTGTGAGAAGCAGGGCCAAACTGTTCCCGGTCGGCTCCGGGGTCGCGAAGAACCCCGTCGACCACCCGCACGGTGGCGGCCAGAAGCAGCATGAAGGAAAGCCCACGACGGTGGCGCGCGGAACTCCGCCGGGCCGCAAGGTCGGGCTCATAGCCGCAAAGCGCACCGGGAAGAGGTGA
- a CDS encoding 30S ribosomal protein S19, whose translation MEVKKKEFTFRGKTIEELKPLSIEEIAKVMPSRIRRSIRRGLSDDHMKLIKRAGKTTKEKVLRTHLRDMPIFPIFVGRTFAIHSGKEWKRVDIHADMVGHYLGEFAPTRKGVKHTGPGVGATRSSKFMPLK comes from the coding sequence ATCGAGGTCAAGAAGAAGGAATTCACCTTCCGTGGAAAGACCATCGAGGAGCTGAAGCCCCTCTCGATCGAGGAGATCGCGAAGGTCATGCCTTCGAGGATCCGCCGGTCGATCAGGCGCGGCCTCTCGGACGATCACATGAAGCTCATCAAGAGAGCCGGGAAGACGACGAAGGAGAAGGTCCTCCGGACGCACTTGCGGGACATGCCGATCTTCCCGATCTTCGTCGGCCGCACGTTCGCGATCCACTCGGGCAAGGAGTGGAAGCGGGTGGACATCCACGCGGACATGGTGGGCCATTACCTCGGCGAGTTCGCCCCCACCAGGAAGGGCGTGAAGCACACGGGACCGGGTGTAGGAGCCACCAGAAGCTCCAAGTTCATGCCGCTCAAGTAG
- a CDS encoding 50S ribosomal protein L22, with product MKMSIKYSIKPDPETTARAMGRELHVKPKYAVNVCRAVRGMPLTRAKKFLEDVMEKKVAVPYFRHIRHVQHRPGKIGPGRYPVKTASKILEMIKAAEANAEYKGLDPEKMYISHISAQKAASQAGSRPRAQGRATPWNTSRCHVEVVLSEKKEA from the coding sequence ATGAAGATGTCGATCAAGTACTCAATCAAACCGGACCCCGAGACGACGGCGCGCGCCATGGGGCGGGAGCTCCACGTGAAGCCGAAGTACGCGGTGAACGTCTGCCGCGCCGTGCGGGGCATGCCGCTTACCCGGGCAAAGAAGTTCCTTGAAGACGTCATGGAGAAGAAAGTGGCCGTTCCCTACTTCCGCCACATCCGCCACGTACAGCACCGGCCCGGAAAAATCGGACCCGGGCGTTACCCCGTGAAGACGGCGTCGAAGATCCTTGAGATGATCAAGGCCGCCGAGGCCAACGCCGAGTACAAGGGACTCGACCCGGAGAAGATGTACATCTCGCACATATCCGCGCAGAAGGCGGCGTCGCAGGCGGGCTCGCGCCCGCGGGCCCAAGGCCGGGCGACGCCGTGGAACACCTCGCGCTGCCACGTCGAAGTGGTCTTGTCCGAGAAGAAGGAGGCCTGA
- a CDS encoding 30S ribosomal protein S3, producing the protein MAVERKLVEERAKRVMVREYLKRETERAGFGGVDIQRTPMGTRITLVAERPGFVIGRRGATIKKLTEDLTHHFKLDNPQIEVQESPNPSLNAQIMSQKLAEAMERGWHFRRAGHSTLRRIMDAGAKGCIIVISGKLSGQRSRTEKFIAGHIKHCGETAIQFMGKGQATARKKLGAIGVKVSIMAPDARMPDEITVKEPGVVEPGAVAPAAPESTSPAPEAEATGPIAKAEKMVDIEGIGAKKAKALEDAGFSDVDSLMSATEDDLAKVEGIGPKLAKKIKGELGRMER; encoded by the coding sequence TTGGCAGTCGAAAGGAAACTCGTCGAGGAAAGGGCCAAGCGAGTGATGGTCAGGGAATACCTCAAGCGCGAGACCGAGCGGGCGGGCTTCGGAGGCGTCGACATCCAGCGCACCCCCATGGGGACCCGCATCACGCTCGTCGCCGAACGCCCGGGATTCGTCATCGGCCGCCGGGGCGCCACCATAAAGAAGCTCACGGAAGACCTCACGCACCACTTCAAGCTCGACAACCCGCAGATCGAGGTCCAGGAGAGCCCGAACCCGAGCCTCAACGCGCAGATCATGTCGCAAAAACTCGCGGAGGCGATGGAAAGGGGCTGGCACTTCAGGCGCGCCGGTCACTCCACGCTGAGACGCATCATGGACGCGGGTGCGAAGGGCTGCATCATCGTCATCAGCGGCAAACTCAGCGGACAGCGCTCAAGGACCGAGAAGTTCATCGCGGGCCACATCAAGCACTGCGGCGAGACCGCCATCCAGTTCATGGGCAAAGGCCAGGCGACGGCCCGCAAGAAACTCGGCGCCATCGGCGTCAAGGTATCGATCATGGCGCCCGACGCGCGCATGCCCGACGAGATAACCGTGAAAGAACCCGGGGTCGTCGAACCCGGCGCCGTCGCGCCGGCGGCACCCGAATCCACGAGCCCTGCGCCCGAGGCGGAGGCCACGGGACCGATCGCAAAGGCGGAGAAGATGGTGGACATCGAAGGGATAGGGGCGAAGAAGGCCAAGGCCCTCGAAGACGCCGGTTTCAGCGACGTCGACAGCCTGATGAGCGCCACAGAGGACGACCTCGCGAAAGTCGAGGGGATCGGGCCGAAACTCGCCAAGAAGATCAAGGGCGAGCTTGGGAGGATGGAGCGCTGA
- the rpmC gene encoding 50S ribosomal protein L29, with protein sequence MTAIKTLRELNKDDRAKALNEARDELMHERGLAAMGGAVKNPGKIRELRRTIARILTLNTQGTSQVKAPVVAAKPKAAATTKKPKTATARKTAKRGAEK encoded by the coding sequence ATGACGGCGATCAAGACGCTACGCGAACTCAACAAAGACGATCGGGCGAAGGCCCTCAACGAGGCACGCGACGAGCTCATGCACGAGCGCGGCCTCGCCGCGATGGGAGGCGCCGTGAAGAACCCGGGCAAGATCCGGGAGCTTCGCCGCACGATCGCCCGCATCCTCACCCTCAACACCCAGGGGACGAGCCAGGTCAAGGCCCCGGTGGTGGCCGCCAAGCCAAAGGCCGCGGCGACGACCAAGAAGCCGAAGACGGCGACGGCCAGGAAGACGGCAAAGCGAGGAGCCGAGAAATGA
- the yciH gene encoding stress response translation initiation inhibitor YciH, whose amino-acid sequence MSQVCETCGLPKEICVCEEIAREQQEISIRVEQRRYGKTVTIVEGMDSSDIDVAKIATELKSACACGGTGKDGKVELQGDHRHRVKEVLTKMGFKSEIR is encoded by the coding sequence ATGAGTCAGGTCTGCGAGACGTGTGGACTGCCCAAGGAGATCTGTGTATGCGAGGAGATAGCCCGTGAGCAGCAGGAGATCAGCATCCGGGTCGAGCAACGCAGGTACGGCAAGACCGTCACGATCGTCGAAGGCATGGACTCAAGCGACATCGACGTCGCAAAGATCGCCACCGAGCTCAAGAGCGCCTGTGCCTGCGGAGGGACCGGGAAGGACGGAAAGGTCGAACTCCAAGGCGACCACCGGCATAGGGTCAAGGAAGTCCTCACAAAGATGGGGTTCAAGTCAGAGATACGGTGA
- a CDS encoding ribonuclease P protein subunit encodes MEITERNVEAAELIGRLVKVTGSHDAGLLGVEGSVVDETMNTFAIETRDGKEVIVPKAGQSFTFDGAYGATEIQGSVLARRPEDRIRLVNERAPRRKQ; translated from the coding sequence ATGGAGATAACGGAGCGGAATGTAGAGGCGGCCGAACTCATCGGCAGGCTCGTCAAGGTCACGGGTAGCCATGACGCCGGGCTTCTCGGGGTCGAAGGGTCGGTCGTCGACGAGACGATGAACACCTTCGCGATAGAGACGCGCGACGGCAAGGAGGTCATCGTTCCGAAGGCTGGACAATCGTTCACGTTCGATGGCGCATACGGCGCGACCGAGATCCAGGGGAGTGTGCTCGCCCGGCGCCCCGAGGACCGGATAAGGCTGGTCAATGAAAGGGCCCCAAGGAGGAAGCAGTGA